The Cryptococcus gattii WM276 chromosome K, complete sequence genome contains the following window.
agaaggaaaagaatCTGCCCCTGTACCAAGCACAACGGCTGCCGCACCATCGGCAGAtggagagaaaaaagaagaaaaacAGGCAGACAGCAAGGAGAGTGAATGACTTTGAGCTTTAGCTCTGGATCGATTTTTCAGAAACGAGACCTTTCATATATCCTCTGCAAGCGTTTGGACATTCCATTGAAGGTAACGTTTTACAAAGAAGGGTGAAATGCATCTATATGCAACCGCGCGATGTTTATATCTATTAATGATGGTGATGATTGTTAATATTGTAGCAGTCTTTGtcaaaaaagaaaaaaaaagttaAGTATTATTATAGCAAAAAGAGTTAATTCAGTTCGCCATGTCCATTGGGCAACTCGTAAAATCTACAAGTCTCGCCGCTAAACATCCAGTTGTCAGAAACCCCTATCCCATTTTGAGAGATAAAACAAGGGAACGTACAAGACACATTTACCAGGGTTGGGACATTGATGTCCATAGACGCAGTCATCATTAGAGTATCGACATCGTCCATCCTTCACGTATGGGCACATGATGCACTTTGCCAGGCGGGAGAGTTCGTCGAGCTGGGCGGAGTTGAGCTTATACTCGTGGCCGTACTGACAGTCATCCCCATTCTTACACCCTCTCGGGCCCAAATAGAATCTTATGCCCGTACCTCATCAGCTCTTACCGTATTATCAAAGAATGtaaggaaaggaaaaaaaaaatgacTCACGTATGGCAAGGTCGAGGTTTCAAACTCCGCACATACTCTGCCGCCTCCTTCCTTTTGCCTTtagtcttcttctttggaGTCATTTCTGTCCActcatcatccatctctctATCCTTTCCTCCTACACGGGAGTAAGGAGCTGAGGCCTTTTTTTTACCGCTCACCGGGGCAAACCCTGAGGCTAGATCCGATCTTCCTTTAAATTGAGCACCACTCCCCCACTCGTACTCGAActcctcaatctcctcttcactctcttcctcctctctctttGGCGTGCTTATCCCTGCTTTCTCTATAGCAGTCAAGCTGATATTACGTGTAGGCGTTGCAGTCGTGGCGTTATCGCGGATAGTGGCGTTGTAAGATCCCGCGATATCAGATTCATTGTCCTTTGGACTGCCAGCAACAACGGAGGAAAAGGATATGCCCCCAACGCTTGAAACCGAGGAGATGAGGTCGGGCGAATCTCCCGCTTGGATGGCAGAGATGGAGTCGGCGGTAATGGAAGTAAAAGACGGTAAAGGAGGCGGTACTTCTTCTAGCCTGAATAATTCGGGGATAGAAACGATCCGGCTGAAGTATGTCTTGAGCTGTGGTGCGAGCGTAGTACAGCCCCccagaaggaagagattAGAGAGACGTGACTCTCTTTGCAATCTGAAATATGAAAAGCGATTGACACGGACTCGTCAGCGCCTCAACAGCACTAGACTTAGTTTGGAGTTTATTATACGTACGTTGACAGTACATTGGCGTACCCATTATCATGCGAAGCACCAAGGATGATGGACCGACATTGCGCATTACTTGCGTACAGTCTGAGGTATTCTCTGATCTTGGCATCGGAAGCTTCTTTACCTTGTCCTATATCACAAACTATTTCCCAAAAAGTCAACTCATTAAAAAGTATGGTTTGAACGAAATGCTAcaagggaaggaaggaaaaaaacACACCAGTGAAAAGTTCCTGAGAGGAAGATAACCCCTGCCAGAACTGGTCGTATACATTCCAAGAGGGGACAATGCCAGACTATACCGACTTGTCAGCGTACAGAGTGGCGCAAAAAGGCAATCACCGTATTTGGCGGGCTTACCTTGACAAGAATTTCACCAAGACCTCGTTTATTAACGAAAATCTGGACCACCACATTCCCCAtttctctccctccttttTCCGTCTTCGCCCCATCACCACCATCGCTGTTATCTCTCCCCTTATCCCTATTAACTGGCAGACCGTCGAGGCCTAGAATGACTTCTTCCGTAATGAAGCCCATGTTAGAGGCGCGTGATAACGATGTCCCAACCGCAAGattggagatggaagaaagGAGGTGTTTGGCTGCGAGCTGACCGCCTTTGAATCCCGATTGGAGATATGTGTCTTGGAACTAATAATCTTGACATTAGCATCTTGTACGAGGGACAAGCCTGAACTTTCGACCTGCACTCACTATAAGATCGTCTCCGTTGATTAGTACCGCAGTAAACGATGGTCCAGCATTCTGTCGACATGTATCAGTTTTCACTTCTACTTTATTTCACACCATTGGATATGGAGAGGTGAAGCGGAAAGGTgagggaaaagggaaaaTAAGAGGTGGAAAAgttaaggagaaaaagaaaaagaaaaataaACTTACGTCCGTCCTCTTCCCAACCGCCTTCTCCAAATCCATCCCCATTCCACCCACCTTATCCtccaacctcttcctctccctctcaGCCCGCGCCCACTCGGATTTCCACATCTCGACTTCCTTACGGAGCCTTTCTACTTCGTCCGCTTGAGTCACCAATGGGTTAAGGAGGATGGTTAGGGATTCGAGGTGGCGAGTTATCTGGGTTGCAGTGTCGTTTTGTCCTCCAAGCCCCGCCAACAGAGTCGTGGGAGCCGCCGTATGACTTGGAGTTTGAGGCCGGGAGTACGGTTGAGATTGGGAAGATGCTTGATTCCCATACGTCGAAGAAGGGAGATAATGATTACttggagagagagaaggtCGGTACTGTGCAGAAGAGACGGGTGAGATCTTGTCCATAAAAGATTGATAACTAGGGATGGTCCCTGTAGTCGTCTTGGACTGTGTGCCACCGCTCACTGCCCCTACTCCACCTAAACCGAAACCTGAACCCATCCCAACTCCACTGAGACCTATACCAAATCCTCCAGGGGCAGGTGACCCTCGGCCCTGCCTCTGCACCGTACTCATACCCAGACGCACCCCGTTCCGATCCCAAGTCTCTTCATCAAACCTCTTTCCACCTTCTCCACTTTCTCTTTCCCAGCGTTTGCGAAAATCGTCGATGCCTCCAGTTGTATCATCCTTTTCTTGGGACTGCGGCTGGGATTGGTATTGACGTTGGGGTTGCATCGGCGATTGTGATTGCGACCGCGATTGCGACTCGGTACGGGAAGGAGAATGGGGCTGAGAGTGTATCTCTCGATCGGAAAAGAGTCCTGTCCGATGCAATCGTGCTTGTGCCAACAAATTCGTCAAATCTGATTCCATATTCCCTTGCTCTCTCGTTTCCCCCATCGATAGCACATCCCTATTTCCACTTATATCCCTATCACGATTAATCGGCGTCCTAGGTCGGCCTCCTTGAGATAGACTCGTCACCAACTGCCGAGCATGTGCAGCAGCTGGCGCGGGTGAGAAATTATCAATAGCTTGTGACTGTTTGCCAATAACACCTATAGATGGTGAAGGCTGGCCAATCGCGCCGTGTGGGTTTAAGTTTGGGTGGGGCTCGTACATCCTTTTTTGTTTATACTTTTCGGGCGGTACTTCGTGGGTGATGGAAGAAAATTAGTATGGCACGAGTCCGCTTTTGTTTTTCTGGCTTGGTTCGTATCAGCTGTGACCATGGGTAGTGGGAATTTGATCGTGAATAGGCAATGCGTGTGATGAGGAGCGCCCACTTACTACTACAGAGTATCGCTTCTCTTTAATATGCTGGATTCTTTAGGCTATGGCTATAAATCTGGTGATATGCCCGACTTTTGGCGATTCGGATCATGAAAAAATCAAAACTTTTGGAGTCTTATCGATATACCGTTTGATTTGTCGTCGCACTTTTTGACTGTCAAACACATCACGATTAGCATATCTTGTTACCacctcctccgcctccaTCAACTTGACTCACTCAACCCAAAGCTGAAGCTTGTACAACTTGCTATTAACATATAGCTCCAAACAGGGTTTCAGCACTTTTGGTTTACCTGCACAAGTACAACCAACCATCGACAGGCTCGCCGGGACGACTTTCCCGGTCAAAATTTATTAAGCCTGGAAGCTATACCCAAAAACGCGGAGACCCCGCCTCCACCTCGACGTTATGTAAAAAAAATTAATTAAGCTTGTTGTTGGGTTTCGGACACGGCCGCCGCAAGTTAGctttatttatttattaCCTTTTTCTCATAATACTCGTACCGAACAACAAGATCCCGATCTATGAGAAACAAATGTGCAAACCGACGGATGGCGCGATATGAGGCATGAACCATGATATACAATTCGCTTGCCGTCTTAAACTTCCCAGTCATCGACAGTGATGGCGATGGCGCTGTATTGCGTAgatctcttggcttcaAGATTCGAGTTCAAGGATCTCGTGCGTATATAAACGCTCGGCTTGTCAACGAGTGGTATTTAGTGTCTCCCATCTTTGTCTTTGCATCGTTTATCTCATCCTATACACCATAAGTTTTATTCCCGCTTCTTAAGCAAATATGTCTCTCCGACTTGGTGATATCGCTCCCGACTTTGAGGCTGATACTACTCACGGCCGCATCAAGGTGAGCAAGCTTCCCCTGCCCatcttttcttcccttcGCTCGCTTCCTCCCTGGATAGTATACTAACCTTTGTTGCGACAGTTCCACGACTGGCTCGGCGGCTCGTGGGCtatcctcttctctcacCCTGATGACTATACCCCAGTCTGCACCACCGAACTTTCCGCCGTCGCTCTCTCGTACGCTGATTTCGCCTCGCGGGGTGTCAAGCTCATTGGGCTTTCCGCCAACAATGTCGCTTCGCACGAAGGGTGGATCAAGGATATCGATGCTTTGAACCCTAATGCCCCTGGATTGGACTTCCCAATTATAGGGGATGAGGACAGGACAGTGTCAGAGTTGTATGGAATGTTGGATAAGCTTGATAAGACGAATGTGGATAAGAAGGGGTTGCCCTTTACCGTCAGGACTGTTTTCATCAGTAAGTACGATCGTCAATGTACTGTTCCCTATATTGCTCTTGTTGTTGCCTGCCGCGTCGCTGACCAATATGGCTGGCATAGTCGACCCAAAGAAACAGATCCGTCTCACTCTCGCCTATCCCGCCTCTACAGGCCGCAACTTCCCCGAAATCTTGCGGGTCATTGACTCTCTCCAGCTTGGCGACAAATACCGCATCACCACCCCTGCCAACTGGCACATTCCTGATCCCAAGACTGGACAAGTCGAGGAGAGGGTAATCGTTCATCCGTCTGTACAGGGGGAGGAGGTGAAGCAGTTGTTTGGGGAAGATGTCGAAACTGTTTATGTGAGTACTGACACGTTCTACATGGTGAAAACGGTTGGAGTAGAATAACTGATACATTTTTAAAATAGCCTTATCTCCGATTCACTTCTGACCCTTccaagaaggagaagacCACGGCTTAAAACTGCCGTATGGTTTTTGCCGCTATATATAGAAGTTGTAGAAAAAAAGTAAAAGTTGGGGAACGGTCAAAAAGGGGATCCAGGTTGTCAAAAGAATGAATTTTTGTTTACAGTCTTGCCTTCTGTA
Protein-coding sequences here:
- a CDS encoding Thioredoxin peroxidase, putative (Similar to TIGR gene model, INSD accession AAW46264.1), which produces MSLRLGDIAPDFEADTTHGRIKFHDWLGGSWAILFSHPDDYTPVCTTELSAVALSYADFASRGVKLIGLSANNVASHEGWIKDIDALNPNAPGLDFPIIGDEDRTVSELYGMLDKLDKTNVDKKGLPFTVRTVFIIDPKKQIRLTLAYPASTGRNFPEILRVIDSLQLGDKYRITTPANWHIPDPKTGQVEERVIVHPSVQGEEVKQLFGEDVETVYPYLRFTSDPSKKEKTTA